From a region of the Canis lupus dingo isolate Sandy chromosome 5, ASM325472v2, whole genome shotgun sequence genome:
- the LOC112646857 gene encoding tigger transposable element-derived protein 1 has protein sequence MPGKRSLNASVIPGTKRERKAITLDLKLEVLRRFEVGEKLSQIAKALGLAVSTVATIRDNKEKIKANSQIATPLRASRLTRHRSALMETMERLLHVWLEDQSQRNVPLSVTIIQEKAKSLFDDLQRERGGSSQTEKFSASKGWFVRFKERHCLLHFKMNSAAPGNKDVYPEMLRSIIEEGEYTSQQVFNVDETGLYWKRMPEGMFISMEEKAEPGFKSSKDRLMLLLGGNAAGDFKLKPLLVYHLENPKALKGYSKPNLPVIWRSNKKAWVTRSIFQEWFTYFFCPAVEKYCAQNNLTNKALLILDNAPCHPVNLSDLSDNVRVEYLHDSTADSIQPMGQGIASTFKAHYLRRTFEHILEATDGEDTAMIREFWSKYSILDAIDNIAVAWEELRPATMNSVWKKIWPECVQFHSVSQTDDIAQLQQNIVTLARNVAFEEVVEADVDQLLRSHEEDLSNEELMQLEQEPKGEEESEDVPPALRQLTTGELSTAFSHFEAGLQVLTSNSPNEEWKMQVSRAINDAINCYRELYKEKKRRSKQLS, from the coding sequence ATGCCTGGGAAAAGGTCCCTAAATGCATCGGTCATCCCAGGTACCAAAAGGGAACGGAAAGCAATTACCCTCGACCTAAAATTGGAAGTGTTAAGACGATTTGAAGTGGGTGAAAAGCTCAGCCAGATCGCAAAAGCCTTAGGCCTTGCTGTCTCGACGGTAGCCACAATCCgagataataaagaaaaaatcaaagcGAACTCACAAATAGCTACTCCCTTGAGAGCCTCTCGGTTGACACGCCATCGAAGTGCACTCATGGAGACCATGGAGCGCCTGCTGCACGTGTGGCTTGAAGACCAGAGCCAGAGGAATGTGCCCCTGAGTGTCACCATTATACAGGAGAAGGCTAAGAGTTTGTTTGATGACTTACAGCGTGAAAGAGGTGGAAGCTCTCAAACAGAAAAGTTTAGTGCAAGTAAAGGGTGGTTTGTGAGATTCAAGGAGCGCCATTGTCTGCTCCACTTCAAGATGAACAGTGCAGCTCCTGGAAACAAGGATGTATATCCAGAAATGCTGAGAAGCATCATTGAAGAAGGTGAGTACACCTCTCAGCAAGTTTTTAATGTAGATGAGACAGGGCTTTATTGGAAGAGAATGCCAGAGGGAATGTTTATTTCTATGGAAGAGAAAGCTGAGCCAGGCTTTAAATCTTCCAAAGATCGCTTGATGCTGCTTCTTGGTGGCAATGCAGCTGGGGACTTTAAGCTGAAACCCTTATTGGTGTACCACTTGGAAAATCCCAAGGCTCTGAAAGGGTACTCCAAGCCCAATTTGCCTGTGATTTGGCGCTCAAACAAAAAGGCGTGGGTGACCAGGAGCATCTTTCAGGAATGGTTCACATACTTTTTTTGCCCTGCTGTTGAAAAATACTGTGCCCAGAATAATCTCACCAATAAAGCATTGCTCATCCTAGACAATGCACCATGCCACCCAGTAAATTTGAGTGATCTGTCTGATAATGTAAGAGTGGAATATCTTCATGACAGTACAGCTGACTCAATCCAGCCCATGGGTCAAGGCATAGCCTCTACCTTCAAAGCTCATTACTTGAGAAGAACTTTTGAGCACATCCTAGAAGCAACAGATGGAGAAGATACAGCCATGATCAGGGAGTTTTGGAGTAAGTACAGTATCTTGGATGCCATAGACAACATTGCAGTAGCTTGGGAGGAGCTCAGACCAGCAACAATGAACAGTGTGTGGAAGAAGATTTGGCCTGAGTGTGTTCAGTTCCATAGTGTTTCCCAAACAGATGACATTGCACAGCTTCAACAAAACATTGTGACCCTCGCCAGGAATGTGGCTTTTGAAGAGGTTGTAGAAGCTGATGTGGACCAGTTGCTGAGGTCCCACGAGGAAGATCTCTCAAATGAGGAGCTGATGCAACTGGAACAGGAGCctaaaggagaggaggagagtgaaGATGTTCCACCTGCCCTGCGCCAACTAACCACAGGAGAGCTGTCAACAGCCTTTTCACATTTCGAGGCAGGCTTGCAAGTCCTTACCAGTAACAGCCCCAATGAGGAATGGAAAATGCAAGTTTCGAGAGCAATCAATGATGCAATAAACTGCTACAGGGAACTGTACAAGGAGAAAAAGCGGCGCTCAAAGCAACTCTCTTAG